One segment of Mycolicibacterium baixiangningiae DNA contains the following:
- a CDS encoding flavin-containing monooxygenase, translated as MDTSADQLPHHVDAVVVGAGFAGLYALHKLRSQGLTVRVFEAAPDVGGTWYFNRYPGARCDVESVDYCYSFSDELQQEWNWSEKYATQAEILRYINWVADKLDLRRDITFDTSVRSAVLDEVTLRWTVTTNTGTVLTARFCIMATGPLSAALTPQFDGLDTFDGAIYHTADWPHEGVDFTGKRVAVIGTGSSGIQSIPIIAQQAAQLYVFQRTPNYSVPAGNRPLTDDDIAAVKDDYDERRRLSWRSGGGSPHIAHPKLTMEASAEERRAAFEKRWELGGVLFSKTFRDQMIDAEANDEARRFYEEKVRAVINDPEVADLLIPTDHPIGTKRICTDTNYFQTFNRPNVELVSVRTTPIQSVDPTGINTSEAHYDVDIIVLATGFDAMTGALAKMDIVGRAGEALADDWRGGPRTYLGLGVDGFPNLFLVSGPGAPAVLANMVLHAEAHVNWISDCIRYLNDHGYQAVEATSQAVDDWGAECTRRAEATLFTQANSWYMGANVPGKPRVFMLFIGGFGVYLDICAEVAEAGYKGFELLKAP; from the coding sequence GTGGACACCTCTGCTGATCAGCTGCCCCACCACGTCGATGCGGTGGTGGTCGGCGCCGGCTTCGCGGGGCTGTACGCCCTGCACAAACTGCGGTCGCAGGGTTTGACCGTCCGGGTGTTCGAGGCGGCTCCCGACGTCGGCGGTACCTGGTACTTCAACCGGTATCCGGGCGCCCGGTGTGACGTCGAGAGCGTCGACTACTGCTATTCGTTCTCCGACGAATTGCAGCAGGAGTGGAACTGGAGCGAGAAGTACGCGACGCAGGCGGAGATCCTGCGGTACATCAACTGGGTGGCCGACAAACTCGATCTGCGGCGCGACATCACCTTCGACACCAGCGTGCGCTCCGCGGTACTCGACGAAGTCACGTTGCGCTGGACGGTGACGACGAACACCGGCACGGTGCTGACGGCCAGGTTCTGCATCATGGCCACCGGCCCGCTCTCGGCGGCGCTCACACCGCAGTTCGACGGGCTGGACACGTTCGACGGTGCGATCTACCACACCGCGGACTGGCCGCACGAGGGTGTGGATTTCACCGGTAAGAGGGTGGCCGTCATCGGCACGGGATCCTCAGGCATCCAATCGATTCCGATCATCGCCCAACAGGCCGCGCAGCTCTACGTCTTCCAGAGAACGCCCAATTACAGTGTGCCGGCGGGCAACCGGCCGCTCACCGACGACGACATCGCCGCCGTCAAGGACGATTACGACGAGCGGAGGCGGCTGTCGTGGCGCAGCGGCGGTGGGTCACCGCACATCGCGCACCCGAAGCTGACGATGGAGGCCTCGGCCGAGGAGCGCAGGGCCGCGTTCGAGAAACGCTGGGAACTCGGCGGCGTGTTGTTCTCGAAGACCTTCCGAGACCAGATGATCGATGCGGAGGCCAACGACGAAGCCCGCAGATTCTACGAGGAGAAGGTCCGCGCCGTCATCAACGATCCGGAGGTGGCCGACCTGCTGATCCCCACCGACCACCCCATCGGCACGAAGCGGATCTGCACCGACACCAACTACTTCCAGACCTTCAACCGGCCCAACGTCGAACTGGTCAGTGTCCGCACGACACCGATCCAGTCCGTGGACCCCACCGGGATCAACACCTCCGAGGCGCATTACGACGTCGACATCATCGTGCTGGCAACGGGATTCGACGCGATGACCGGAGCGTTGGCGAAGATGGACATCGTCGGGCGCGCCGGGGAGGCACTCGCCGACGACTGGCGCGGCGGGCCCAGGACATATCTCGGGCTCGGCGTCGACGGATTCCCCAACCTGTTTCTCGTGTCGGGTCCCGGGGCGCCGGCGGTGCTGGCGAACATGGTGCTGCACGCCGAAGCCCACGTGAACTGGATATCTGACTGCATCCGGTATCTGAACGACCACGGCTACCAGGCCGTCGAAGCCACCTCTCAGGCCGTCGACGACTGGGGCGCCGAATGCACCCGCCGGGCCGAGGCGACGCTGTTCACGCAGGCGAACTCGTGGTACATGGGCGCCAACGTGCCGGGCAAGCCCCGGGTGTTCATGCTCTTCATCGGGGGCTTCGGGGTCTACCTCGACATCTGTGCCGAGGTCGCCGAAGCCGGGTACAAGGGCTTCGAGTTACTCAAGGCGCCCTGA